The following are encoded together in the Lagopus muta isolate bLagMut1 chromosome 7, bLagMut1 primary, whole genome shotgun sequence genome:
- the HACD1 gene encoding very-long-chain (3R)-3-hydroxyacyl-CoA dehydratase 1 isoform X3, with product MASSEEDGSSNGSVEEKENGKKRSLGALATAWLIFYNIAMTAGWLVLGIAMARFYIQRGTHRGLFRSVQKILKFFQTFALLEVVHCAVGIVHTSVLVTGVQVSSRIFMVWFIAHSIKQIQNEESVILFLVVWTVTEITRYSFYTFNLLNHLPYFIKWARYNFFIILYPAGVAGELLTIYAALPYVKKTGMYSLRLPNKYNVSFDYYYFLIIVMFSYIPLFPQLYLHMLRQRRKVLHGEVIVEKDD from the exons GAGGAGGACGGAAGCAGCAACGGCTCtgtggaggagaaggagaacGGCAAGAAGAGGAGCCTGGGCGCCCTGGCTACGGCCTGGCTCATCTTCTACAACATCGCCATGACCGCGGG GTGGTTGGTATTGGGTATTGCCATGGCACGATTTTATATCCAGAGAGGAACACACAGAGGTTTATTCAGAAGCGTGCAAAAGATACTTAAATTTTTCCAGACATTCGCTTTGCTTGAG GTAGTCCACTGTGCAGTTG GAATAGTTCACACATCTGTGCTTGTGACTGGGGTCCAAGTGAGTTCAAGAATCTTCATGGTGTGGTTCATTGCGCATAGTATAAAGCAG ATCCAGAATGAGGAAAGCGTTATTCTTTTTCTGGTCGTGTGGACTGTGACAGAGATTACTCGATATTCCTTCTACACATTCAACCTGCTCAACCATTTGCCATACTTCATTAAATGGGCCAG atacaacttttttatcattttgtaTCCTGCTGGAGTTGCGGGTGAACTGCTGACTATATATGCTGCTTTACCTTATGTCAAGAAAACAGGGATGTATTCGTTGAGACTTCCCAACAAATACAATGTCTCCTTTGACTACTATTACTTCCTTATTATTGTCATGTTCTCCTATATACCAT TATTTCCACAACTCTACTTACACATGCTGCGGCAGAGAAGAAAGGTGCTTCATGGAGAAGTGATTGTAGAAAAGGACGATTGA
- the HACD1 gene encoding very-long-chain (3R)-3-hydroxyacyl-CoA dehydratase 1 isoform X1, whose amino-acid sequence MASSEEDGSSNGSVEEKENGKKRSLGALATAWLIFYNIAMTAGWLVLGIAMARFYIQRGTHRGLFRSVQKILKFFQTFALLEVVHCAVVHTSVLVTGVQVSSRIFMVWFIAHSIKQIQNEESVILFLVVWTVTEITRYSFYTFNLLNHLPYFIKWARYNFFIILYPAGVAGELLTIYAALPYVKKTGMYSLRLPNKYNVSFDYYYFLIIVMFSYIPLFPQLYLHMLRQRRKVLHGEVIVEKDD is encoded by the exons GAGGAGGACGGAAGCAGCAACGGCTCtgtggaggagaaggagaacGGCAAGAAGAGGAGCCTGGGCGCCCTGGCTACGGCCTGGCTCATCTTCTACAACATCGCCATGACCGCGGG GTGGTTGGTATTGGGTATTGCCATGGCACGATTTTATATCCAGAGAGGAACACACAGAGGTTTATTCAGAAGCGTGCAAAAGATACTTAAATTTTTCCAGACATTCGCTTTGCTTGAG GTAGTCCACTGTGCAGTTG TTCACACATCTGTGCTTGTGACTGGGGTCCAAGTGAGTTCAAGAATCTTCATGGTGTGGTTCATTGCGCATAGTATAAAGCAG ATCCAGAATGAGGAAAGCGTTATTCTTTTTCTGGTCGTGTGGACTGTGACAGAGATTACTCGATATTCCTTCTACACATTCAACCTGCTCAACCATTTGCCATACTTCATTAAATGGGCCAG atacaacttttttatcattttgtaTCCTGCTGGAGTTGCGGGTGAACTGCTGACTATATATGCTGCTTTACCTTATGTCAAGAAAACAGGGATGTATTCGTTGAGACTTCCCAACAAATACAATGTCTCCTTTGACTACTATTACTTCCTTATTATTGTCATGTTCTCCTATATACCAT TATTTCCACAACTCTACTTACACATGCTGCGGCAGAGAAGAAAGGTGCTTCATGGAGAAGTGATTGTAGAAAAGGACGATTGA
- the HACD1 gene encoding very-long-chain (3R)-3-hydroxyacyl-CoA dehydratase 1 isoform X2: protein MASSEEDGSSNGSVEEKENGKKRSLGALATAWLIFYNIAMTAGWLVLGIAMARFYIQRGTHRGLFRSVQKILKFFQTFALLEVVHCAVGIVHTSVLVTGVQVSSRIFMVWFIAHSIKQIQNEESVILFLVVWTVTEITRYSFYTFNLLNHLPYFIKWARYNFFIILYPAGVAGELLTIYAALPYVKKTGMYSLRLPNKYNVSFDYYYFLIIVMFSYIP, encoded by the exons GAGGAGGACGGAAGCAGCAACGGCTCtgtggaggagaaggagaacGGCAAGAAGAGGAGCCTGGGCGCCCTGGCTACGGCCTGGCTCATCTTCTACAACATCGCCATGACCGCGGG GTGGTTGGTATTGGGTATTGCCATGGCACGATTTTATATCCAGAGAGGAACACACAGAGGTTTATTCAGAAGCGTGCAAAAGATACTTAAATTTTTCCAGACATTCGCTTTGCTTGAG GTAGTCCACTGTGCAGTTG GAATAGTTCACACATCTGTGCTTGTGACTGGGGTCCAAGTGAGTTCAAGAATCTTCATGGTGTGGTTCATTGCGCATAGTATAAAGCAG ATCCAGAATGAGGAAAGCGTTATTCTTTTTCTGGTCGTGTGGACTGTGACAGAGATTACTCGATATTCCTTCTACACATTCAACCTGCTCAACCATTTGCCATACTTCATTAAATGGGCCAG atacaacttttttatcattttgtaTCCTGCTGGAGTTGCGGGTGAACTGCTGACTATATATGCTGCTTTACCTTATGTCAAGAAAACAGGGATGTATTCGTTGAGACTTCCCAACAAATACAATGTCTCCTTTGACTACTATTACTTCCTTATTATTGTCATGTTCTCCTATATACCAT AA